One part of the Phragmites australis chromosome 3, lpPhrAust1.1, whole genome shotgun sequence genome encodes these proteins:
- the LOC133912661 gene encoding disease resistance protein RGA5-like, translated as MDLMTGAMGILPSKLLELLKEEYKLQKGVRAEVKSLSRELESIHAALRKVVAVPWDQLDEQVKVWAREVREASYDLEDVLDTFLVRIEGREPADPSRLKRAMKKMGDLFSKVKARHDIADAIEDIKKQLQEVAERRARYKVDDLVARPATAASVDPRISALYTKASVLVGIDERRDALIEMLSVGEDDRSDKEMKIISIVGFGGLGKTTLAKAVYDKVQPQFDCSAFVPVGRNPDPRKVLRDILIDLIDNKTANTIIDHDKKKYTGVDLMELDERQLINKLREFLEVKRYFIVVDDIWETSIWGMINNAFVDSNCGGRIIATTRNSQVSMEIGEEVYRLEELSDTNSKKLFYTKIFGGEEKRPYSDELDEVSGKIIQKCGGVPLAIITIASVLATKPIKDWSMVYNSIGFGHSDNTQVKDTMKILSFSYYDLPCYLRTCLLYLSVFPEDHTIGKSGLILRWIAEGLVHEEKGKDIFEVGDSYFNELINRSLVIPIEEKGSGLLFGCRVHDMVLHLIRDLSSEENFVVVLDSEQLSLAQGNARRLALQLLNFETFKKLVNLSVEHSPQKVNYKAMPQVRSFNALLCVPNIIPPVCSFQVLRVLVLEYCFGMEDYPLEHIAKLLHLRYFGLSHTPTRKLPKEIGRLRFLQTLLLDDTGIKELPASVRLLTQLICLRVDEKTRVPDWIGELTSLVELEMCHGADNKCSTRWFVKELGNLTNLRVLKTGINLQHEEQGRDLLESLRNLHKIHAIAISFPEAFLQMDVVMEPSFALSSSLSVLILLNMKFSRLPAWINAQDLPNLCQLKVVVSDVEEQDLGILGMFRELRELGLLIIRVRRLKLTVCGRGGFENLRFFDVTVPLQFVQGAMPRLEYINFSIPVIELNDANIGLDFGLENLSSLQSVKASIDCVDACPTEVEEAEAALRHAVDIHPNHPTLEARRIYEEKMGPVDADSRMTSRRNYKILQAYNAYALTPEMIEELEEHEKAAMDNQTNQSVLGTSTQDYLISNKGDKVPISELQGKYVGLYFVVNGYGPVDEFTAVLAKIYEKLKEVGEQFEVVAVSLDKDESSFNESFAKMPWLAIPQGDKMCEKLVRYFFELNVLPTLVLIGPDGKILNNNVADIIQEHGLEAWEGFPFSAEKLEILAEKAKAKAAAQTLESLLVSGDLNYVIGKDGAKVPVSELVGKTVLLYFSAKWCGPCRAFLPTLVKEYNKIKEKNSEFAIIFISSDRDQSSFDEFFSDMPWLALPLEDERKEFLKKNFKVRGIPSLVAIGPTGQTVSKDAKGQLVIYGADAFPFTEERLEELQKKLDKIAKRWPGKLKHELHKEHELVLMRHGTYGCDGCKEIGNTWSYRCDECDFDLHPKCALFQLILNLNINS; from the exons ATGGATCTGATGACGGGGGCGATGGGCATTCTCCCCTCCAAGCTGCTGGAGCTGCTCAAGGAGGAGTACAAGCTGCAGAAGGGTGTCAGGGCGGAAGTCAAGTCCCTCTCACGGGAGCTGGAGAGCATTCACGCCGCCCTCCGCAAGGTGGTGGCAGTGCCGTGGGACCAGCTCGACGAGCAGGTCAAGGTCTGGGCACGCGAGGTCAGGGAGGCGTCCTACGACTTGGAGGATGTCCTCGACACCTTCCTCGTGCGCATCGAGGGCCGCGAGCCCGCCGACCCGTCCAGACTCAAACgcgcgatgaagaagatgggcGACCTGTTCAGCAAGGTCAAGGCTCGCCACGACATCGCTGACGCCATCGAAGACATCAAGAAGCAACTCCAGGAAGTGGCCGAGCGGCGTGCCAGGTACAAGGTTGACGATCTTGTGGCCCGTCCTGCAACCGCAGCAAGTGTTGATCCTCGCATCTCGGCTCTCTACACAAAAGCGTCAGTGCTCGTTGGCATCGACGAGCGGAGGGATGCGCTCATTGAGATGCTGTCCGTAGGGGAGGATGACAGGTCCGACAAGGAGATGAAGATAATCTCTATTGTCGGGTTTGGGGGATTGGGCAAGACCACTCTTGCCAAGGCAGTGTATGACAAGGTTCAACCTCAATTTGATTGCAGTGCCTTTGTTCCAGTGGGGCGTAATCCCGACCCAAGGAAAGtcctgagggacattctcattgatctcattgacaacaAGACGGCAAACACTATCATTGATCATGATAAGAAAAAGTACACTGGCGTTGATCTGATGGAATTGGATGAAAGGCAGCTCATCAACAAACTCCGTGAATTCCTCGAAGTAAAAAG GTACTTCATTGTTGTAGATGATATATGGGAGACATCAATATGGGGAATGATTAACAATGCTTTCGTTGACAGTAATTGTGGAGGTAGAATAATCGCAACTACTCGTAATTCTCAAGTTTCAATGGAAATTGGTGAAGAAGTTTATAGACTAGAAGAACTTTCTGATACTAACTCCAAAAAACTATTCTATACAAAAATATTCGGCGGGGAAGAAAAACGTCCTTACAGTGATGAATTGGATGAGGTATCTGGTAAAATTATACAGAAGTGCGGTGGTGTACCATTAGCTATTATTACAATAGCTAGTGTGCTAGCTACTAAACCAATAAAGGACTGGTCTATGGTGTACAACTCAATTGGTTTTGGGCACAGCGATAACACACAAGTTAAGGATACGATGAAGATATTATCTTTTAGCTACTACGACTTACCTTGTTATCTAAGGACTTGCTTACTATATCTAAGTGTATTTCCAGAAGATCATACTATAGGGAAAAGTGGTTTAATATTGAGGTGGATAGCTGAAGGTCTTGTCCATGAGGAAAAAGGGAAAGACATTTTCGAGGTCGGAGATAGCTACTTCAATGAACTCATAAATAGAAGCTTGGTCATACCGATAGAGGAGAAAGGCTCGGGCCTTTTATTTGGTTGCCGTGTCCATGACATGGTACTTCATCTCATTCGAGACTTGTCAAGTGAAGAGAACTTTGTTGTTGTATTGGATAGTGAGCAATTGTCACTTGCACAAGGCAATGCTCGTCGATTAGCCCTCCAACTGTTAAACTTTGAAACTTTTAAAAAACTAGTAAATTTATCCGTAGAGCACAGCCCGCAGAAGGTTAATTATAAGGCCATGCCACAAGTAAGGTCTTTTAATGCCTTGTTATGTGTTCCAAACATAATTCCCCCAGTTTGCAGCTTTCAAGTTTTGCGAGTGCTGGTTCTAGAATATTGTTTTGGTATGGAAGATTATCCTCTTGAGCATATTGCGAAGTTACTCCATCTGAGGTACTTTGGGCTATCACATACACCTACTCGTAAGCTCCCCAAAGAAATAGGACGTCTAAGGTTTCTGCAGACACTGCTATTGGATGACACCGGGATAAAAGAATTGCCGGCGAGTGTGCGCCTGCTTACACAATTGATTTGCCTACGTGTTGATGAGAAGACGAGAGTGCCAGATTGGATCGGGGAGCTGACGTCCCTAGTGGAGCTAGAGATGTGCCATGGAGCCGACAACAAGTGCTCTACAAGGTGGTTTGTGAAGGAGTTGGGCAATCTGACAAATCTCAGGGTCCTCAAGACTGGGATAAATCTACAGCATGAAGAGCAGGGAAGAGATTTGCTGGAGTCTCTAAGAAATCTGCACAAGATTCATGCTATAGCTATTTCATTTCCGGAAGCATTCTTACAGATGGATGTGGTTATGGAACCTAGTTTTGCCCTCTCTTCGAGTCTCAGTGTCCTGATATTATTAAATATGAAGTTCTCAAGGCTGCCGGCATGGATTAATGCTCAAGATCTTCCCAACCTCTGCCAGTTGAAGGTGGTGGTGTCTGACGTGGAAGAGCAGGATCTGGGAATTCTCGGGATGTTCCGAGAGCTCCGTGAGCTCGGACTACTGATTATAAGAGTCCGCAGATTAAAACTTACTGTTTGTGGACGTGGCGGATTCGAGAATTTGAGATTCTTCGATGTCACTGTACCGCTACAGTTTGTGCAGGGAGCTATGCCAAGGCTTGAATACATCAATTTCAGTATCCCGGTGATAGAGCTAAATGATGCCAACATTGGTCTCGACTTTGGCTTGGAAAACCTTTCATCTCTTCAGTCCGTGAAGGCCAGCATCGACTGTGTTGATGCCTGTCCTACGGAGGTGGAGGAAGCGGAGGCTGCGCTCAGGCACGCAGTCGACATCCACCCCAACCATCCAACACTTGAAGCGAGAAGGATCTACGAAGAAAAAATGGGGCCCGTGGATGCAGATTCAAGGATGACGTCTCGACGAAATTATAAG ATTCTTCAGGCTTACAATGCTTACGCTTTAACACCAGAGATGATCGAAGAACTGGAGGAGCACGAAAAAGCAGCAATGGATAATCAAACTAATCAAAGCGTGCTTGGCACATCCACTCAGGACTATCTAATTTCGAACAAGGGAGACAAG GTACCCATCTCTGAGCTTCAGGGGAAGTATGTTGGTTTGTACTTTGTGGTGAATGGCTATGGTCCAGTTGATGAATTCACTGCAGTGCTTGCTAAGATCTATGAGAAACTCAAAGAAGTGGGAGAGCAATTCGAAGTTGTAGCTGTGTCCTTGGACAAGGATGAGTCATCATTTAATGAGAGTTTTGCCAAAATGCCTTGGCTTGCAATTCCTCAAGGTGACAAGATGTGTGAGAAGCTGGTTCGTTACTTCTTTGAGCTTAATGTTCTTCCTACACTTGTTCTGATTGGCCCTGATGGGAAGATACTGAACAACAATGTTGCGGACATAATTCAAGAGCATGGTTTGGAGGCATGGGAGGGCTTCCCCTTCAGTGCTGAGAAGCTGGAAATTCTTGCTGAGAAGGCAAAGGCTAAAGCAGCAGCACAAACCTTGGAGTCCCTTCTGGTCAGTGGTGATTTGAACTATGTCATTGGGAAAGATGGAGCAAAG GTTCCTGTATCAGAACTTGTAGGGAAGACTGTCCTCCTTTACTTCTCAGCCAAATGGTGTGGACCATGCCGAGCCTTCCTGCCTACACTTGTGAAGGAATACAACAAGATAAAGGAGAAGAACAGTGAATTTGCGATCATCTTCATTTCTAGTGACAGGGACCAGAGCTCCTTCGATGAATTTTTCTCTGATATGCCATGGCTTGCTCTTCCCTTGGAAGATGAAAGGAAGGAATTCTTGAAGAAGAACTTCAAAGTCCGTGGGATCCCTTCACTCGTCGCCATCGGTCCTACTGGGCAGACAGTCAGCAAGGATGCAAAGGGCCAACTTGTGATCTACGGTGCTGACGCTTTCCCATTCACCGAGGAGAGACTTGAGGAGCTGCAGAAGAAGCTGGATAAAATAGCAAAGCGGTGGCCTGGGAAGTTGAAGCATGAGCTGCATAAGGAGCACGAGCTTGTCCTGATGCGTCATGGCACGTACGGCTGTGACGGATGCAAAGAGATAGGCAATACATGGTCCTACAGGTGCGATGAGTGTGACTTTGATCTGCACCCCAAGTGTGCACTGTTTCAACTAATCCTTAATCTAAACATCAATTCCTAG